The following are encoded in a window of Danio aesculapii chromosome 12, fDanAes4.1, whole genome shotgun sequence genomic DNA:
- the LOC130238555 gene encoding sphingomyelin synthase-related protein 1-like, with protein MRERDLQPQPSVRHWSPKHVGRWLREEGFCEYVDLLCNKHRLDGRSLLALSEYDLRSPPLELKVLGDIKRLMLSLRKLQKKNSDVLEELGLDTHTAQGGAGGVDWLCNGDSARDCDSVLDTLSGDLQYSNGKQKQMRRLDPEVWKTVLSSVYVAFVFGFTSFVMVIVHERVPDMRTYPPLPDIFLDSVPRIPWAFAMAEACGVILCCIWLLVLLLHKHRSILLRRLCSLMGTVFMLRCITMFVTSLSVPGQHLQCTGKIYGDVWAKLQRAVAIWSGFGMTLTGVQTCGDYMFSGHTVVLTMLNFFVTEYTPRSWNFIHTLSWVLNLFGIFFILAAHEHYSIDVFIAFYITTRLFLYYHTLANTRAYQQSRRARIWFPMFSFFECNVNGPVPNEYCWPFRRPTLLRRLIG; from the exons ATGCGGGAGCGGGATCTGCAGCCTCAGCCCAGCGTGCGGCACTGGAGCCCGAAGCATGTGGGCCGCTGGCTGCGCGAGGAGGGCTTCTGCGAGTACGTGGATCTGCTGTGTAATAAGCACCGGCTGGACGGACGCAGCCTGCTGGCGCTGAGCGAATATGACCTGCGCTCGCCGCCGCTGGAGCTCAAGGTGCTGGGAGACATCAAGCGGCTGATGCTGTCGCTCCGAAAGCTGCAGAAGAAGAACAGCGACGTGCTGGAGGAGCTGGGGCtggacacacacactgcacagggCGGAGCAG gcgGTGTGGACTGGTTGTGTAACGGTGACTCTGCTCGTGACTGTGACTCTGTGCTGGACACACTCAGCGGGGATCTGCAGTACAGTAACGGTAAGCAGAAGCAGATGCGGCGTCTGGATCCAGAGGTCTGGAAAACCGTCCTCAGCTCCGTCTACGTGGCGTTCGTCTTCGGCTTCACCTCGTTCGTCATGGTGATCGTCCACGAGCGCGTGCCTGACATGAGGACGTACCCACCGCTGCCCGACATCTTCCTGGACAG TGTTCCCAGAATCCCCTGGGCTTTCGCCATGGCTGAGGCCTGTGGAGTGATCCTGTGCTGCATCTGGCTGCTGGTGCTGCTGCTGCATAAacacag gtctaTCCTGCTGCGGCGGCTCTGCAGTCTGATGGGCACCGTCTTCATGCTGCGCTGCATCACCATGTTCGTGACATCACTGTCTGTGCCTGGACAACACCTGCAGTGCACTGGCaag ataTACGGTGACGTGTGGGCGAAGCTGCAGCGGGCAGTGGCCATATGGAGCGGGTTTGGGATGACGCTCACCGGAGTGCAGACGTGTGGAGATTACATGTTCAGCGGACACACCGTCGTCCTCACCATGCTCAACTTCTTCGTCACTGAAT ACACACCGCGCAGCTGGAACTTCATCCACACTCTGTCGTGGGTGTTGAATCTGTTCGGGATCTTCTTCATCCTGGCAGCTCATGAGCATTACTCCATCGACGTCTTCATCGCCTTCTACATCACCACGCGACTCTTCCTCTACTACCACACACTCGCCAACACGCGCGCGTACCAGCAGAGCCGCCGCGCGCGCATCTGGTTCCCCATGTTCTCCTTCTTCGAGTGTAACGTCAACGGCCCCGTGCCCAACGAGTACTGCTGGCCCTTCAGGAGACCCACGCTGCTCAGGAGACTCAtcggctga
- the LOC130238775 gene encoding dual specificity protein phosphatase 13-like, translating into MTPLRHTHTLRELQNTLYSGRRSGNHVDEVWENLYLGDMSVANDRYILWKLGITHVLNAAHGSTHSLGSAHFYGSSVHYYGVPAEDSPSFNLSVFFQPCADYIQQVLSTPGGRVLVHCAVGVSRSASLVLAFFILHHHLSLLDAIRTVQQHRWIFPNRGFLRQLQALEERHTHTHTRTHTHTHTHTPVKNTPVEVSTD; encoded by the exons atGACTCCTctgcgacacacacacactctcagggAGCTGCAGAACACACTGTACAGCGGCCGGAGGAGCGGAAACCATGTGGATGAAGTCTGGGAAAACCTCTATCTGGGGGACAT gtcAGTGGCTAACGACCGCTACATCCTCTGGAAGCTGGGCATCACACACGTCCTGAACGCGGCCCACGGCAGCACACACAGTCTGGGCTCTGCACACTTCTACGGCTCCTCCGTCCACTATTACGGCGTTCCAGCAGAGGATTCGCCATCATTCAACCTGTCGGTGTTCTTCCAGCCCTGCGCAGACTACATACAGCAGGTGCTCAGCACACccggag GGCGTGTGTTAGTGCACTGTGCAGTGGGTGTGAGCCGCTCGGCGTCTCTGGTTCTGGCGTTCTTCATCCTCCATCATCATCTCTCTCTGCTGGACGCCATCAGGACCGTACAGCAGCACCGCTGGATCTTCCCTAACCGGGGCTTTCTGAGGCAGCTGCAGGCGCTGgaggagagacacacacacacacacacacgcacacacacacacacacacacacacacaccagtgaaGAACACACCAGTGGAAGTAAGCACTGACTAA
- the LOC130238776 gene encoding dual specificity protein phosphatase 13 — MARTHTRSSSSSQYLSVRDLERMLDSCKLNLHQIDEVWPNLYIGNVGIAQNRSALQQLGITHILNAAHSKRGSIGDQQYYGSSFVYCGIPADDNTHFDLDVYFKPAADFIHRALHSPDGKVLVHCIMGMSRSSSLVLAYLMLYHDMPLHTAIRRIIRKRAIYPNRNFLALLLDLDLQRKRKHRLCVLL; from the exons ATggcccgcacacacacacgcagcagcagcagcagtcagTATCTGTCCGTCAGAGATCTGGAGAGAATGCTGGACTCCTGCAAACTGAACCTGCACCAGATCGACGAGGTCTGGCCAAACCTCTACATCGGCAACGT TGGAATAGCTCAGAACAGGAGCGCGCTGCAGCAGCTGGGCATCACACACATCCTGAACGCGGCTCACTCTAAGCGGGGCAGCATCGGGGACCAGCAATACTACGGTAGCAGCTTCGTGTACTGCGGTATTCCTGCAGACGACAACACACACTTCGACCTGGACGTCTACTTCAAACCAGCGGCAGATTTCATTCACAGAGCGCTTCACAGTCCAGACG GGAAGGTTCTGGTGCACTGCATCATGGGAATGAGCCGCTCGTCGTCACTGGTTCTGGCGTATCTGATGCTGTACCACGACATGCCGCTGCACACCGCCATACGCCGCATCATCAGGAAGAGAGCCATCTATCCCAACAGGAACTTCCTGGCTCTGCTGCTGGACCTGGAcctgcagaggaagaggaaacACAGGCTGTGTGTGctgctctga